A region of Streptomyces paludis DNA encodes the following proteins:
- a CDS encoding helix-turn-helix transcriptional regulator, which produces MTPRPEISAWRPRVAGVVEVFHAHFTEHAYPMHVHDSWTLLIVDDGTVRYDLDRYERATPRDTVSLLPPQVPHNGSPATPDGFRKRVIYLDMTQLDERFIGPAVAGPDLTDPVLRQRVGQLHTALAEPGDEFEAESRLALISERLRAHLRPRPDFGGPAPAGAGIARGLRDLLDERLLDGIALEEAARLVHAHPAHLVRAFSGAFGIAPHQYLMSRRVGLARRLLLDGQPAGEVASAAGFYDQSHLTRHFKRIVGTTPGRYAARTARTRTRSTGEAARA; this is translated from the coding sequence GTGACGCCTCGGCCGGAGATCTCCGCCTGGCGCCCGCGGGTCGCGGGTGTCGTGGAGGTCTTCCACGCCCACTTCACCGAGCACGCGTACCCCATGCATGTCCATGACTCCTGGACCCTGCTGATCGTCGACGACGGCACGGTCCGCTACGACCTGGACCGCTACGAGCGCGCCACCCCGCGCGACACCGTGAGTCTGCTCCCGCCGCAGGTCCCGCACAACGGGTCGCCCGCCACCCCGGACGGCTTCCGCAAGCGCGTGATCTACCTCGACATGACGCAGCTGGACGAGCGCTTCATCGGGCCCGCGGTGGCCGGCCCGGACCTCACCGATCCCGTGCTGCGCCAGCGCGTCGGACAACTGCACACAGCTCTCGCGGAGCCGGGCGACGAGTTCGAGGCGGAGAGCAGGCTCGCCCTCATCAGCGAGCGGCTGCGCGCGCATCTGCGCCCGCGGCCGGACTTCGGCGGCCCGGCGCCCGCGGGCGCCGGTATCGCCCGGGGCCTGCGGGACCTTCTCGACGAGCGGCTGCTCGACGGCATCGCCCTGGAGGAGGCCGCGCGTCTGGTCCACGCCCACCCCGCGCATCTCGTACGGGCCTTCAGTGGCGCCTTCGGGATCGCCCCGCACCAGTACCTGATGTCCCGCCGCGTCGGCCTGGCGCGCCGGCTGCTGCTCGACGGACAGCCGGCGGGCGAGGTGGCGAGCGCGGCCGGCTTCTACGACCAGTCCCACCTCACCCGGCACTTCAAGCGCATCGTGGGCACCACCCCCGGCCGGTACGCGGCCCGTACCGCCCGCACCAGAACCCGAAGCACCGGAGAAGCCGCGCGCGCATAA